One window from the genome of Cyprinus carpio isolate SPL01 chromosome B1, ASM1834038v1, whole genome shotgun sequence encodes:
- the LOC109063635 gene encoding putative RNA-binding protein Luc7-like 1: protein MSAQAQMRAMLDQLMGTSRDGDSMRQRIKFMDERVCKSHLLESCPHDILSGTRMDLGECVKIHDLALRADYEIASKQQEYFFELDATEHLQSFIADCDRRTELAKKRLAETQEEISAEVAAKAERVHELNEEIGKLLARAEQLGGEGNVEEAQQVLEKVEKTRTLKKEAEDIYRNSMPASSFQQQKLRVCEVCSAYLGLHDNDRRLADHFGGKLHLGFIEIREKLEKLRKAVAEKQERMRTRRREERDKEEERAREWELEKERERERERERERERERERERDRERERRRSRSRSAERYREGGSSSSHRSRRHREEGERERDRERKHRHKDRHRSRSHSHRSKRKRSSHTRDPDPEPNLSQERWRENAADERWWDNGRRDMERESSPVSPDMSRMKERERSVSLERDQRSSSEERESGEI, encoded by the exons ATGTCGGCCCAGGCGCAGATGAGAGCCATGCTGGACCAGCTCATGGGCACCAGCAGAGATG GAGACTCGATGAGACAGCGGATCAAGTTCATGGACGAGCGGGTGTGTAAGAGTCATCTGCTGGAGTCGTGTCCACATGACATACTGTCCGGGACC CGCATGGATCTGGGGGAGTGTGTGAAGATCCATGATCTCGCTTTGAGAGCAGATTATGAGATCGCATCTAAGCAGCAGGAGTATTTCTTTGAGCTGGAT GCCACAGAGCACCTGCAGTCTTTCATCGCAGACTGTGACCGAAGAACCGAACTGGCAAAGAAACGGCTGGCCGAAACACAGGAAGAGATCAGCGCTGAAGTGGCTGCCAAG GCGGAGCGTGTGCACGAGCTGAACGAGGAGATCGGGAAGCTGCTGGCGCGAGCGGAGCAGCTGGGCGGCGAGGGGAACGTGGAGGAGGCGCAGCAGGTGCTGGAGAAGGTGGAGAAAACACGCACCCTGAAGAAAGAGGCAGAG gaCATCTACCGTAACTCCATGCCGGCCTCCAGCTTCCAGCAGCAGAAGCtgcgtgtgtgtgaggtgtgCTCCGCCTACCTCGGTCTCCACGACAACGACCGCCGCCTCGCCGACCACTTCGGAGGGAAACTTCATCTAGGTTTCATCGAAATACGGGAAAAACTTGAAAAACTGCGG AAGGCTGTGGCGGAGAAACAGGAGCGCATGCGCACGAGGAGAAGAGAGGAGCGTGACAAAGAGGAGGAGCGAGCCAGAGAGTGGGagctggagaaagagagggaacgCGAGCGGGAGCGCGAGAGGgaacgagagagagagcgcgagcgggagagagacagagagagagaacgcagGAG GTCCAGATCCAGAAGTGCTGAGCGATATCG GGAAGGAGGAAGCTCGTCCTCCCATCGCTCTCGTCGGCACCGTGAGGAGGGAGAGCGGGAACGAGACCGGGAGAggaaacacagacacaaagatcGCCATCGCTCTCGCTCCCACTCACACAGGAGCAAAAGAAAGAG GTCTTCTCACACCAGAGATCCAGATCCGGAGCCGAATCTGTCTCAGGAGAGATGGCGGGAGAACGCCGCGGACGAGAGATGGTGGGACAACGGACGCAGGgacatggagagagagagctcCCCCGTCTCCCCAGACATGAGCCGAATGAAAGAGCGGGAGAGATCCGTGTCGCTGGAGAGAGATCAGCGCTCCAGCTCCGAGGAGAGAGAGTCCGGAGAGATATAG
- the mri1 gene encoding methylthioribose-1-phosphate isomerase: MTLEAIRYRPGSLQILNQLLLPHETVYDEIRSVRDGYEAIKSMKVRGAPAIAIVGCLSLAVELRGGAGGDDLVSFIRDSLCHLTSARPTAVNMGRAARELMEFTENESMEKNTEPLRDSVIGWIEEMLERDVNDNKKIGNYGAQHILSGVPRDSITILTHCNTGSLATAGYGTALGVVRSLHALGRLKRLYCTETRPYNQGARLTAYEAVAEGFPATLITDSMAALAMREKGITAVVVGADRVVANGDTANKVGTYQLAIAAKHHGIPFYVAAPSTSCDLSLESGRDIVIEERPAQELTSINGVPVAAPGIDVWNPAFDVTPHQLITGGIITELGVFLPSELQAALTGRLTAL; the protein is encoded by the exons ATGACGCTGGAGGCGATCCGGTACCGGCCCGGTTCTCTGCAGATCCTCAACCAGCTGCTGCTGCCGCACGAGACCGTGTACGACGAGATCCGCTCGGTGCGGGACGGATATGAGGCCATCAAGAGCATGAAG GTGCGCGGCGCTCCCGCCATCGCCATCGTGGGCTGCCTGAGCCTGGCGGTGGAGCTGCGGGGGGGCGCGGGGGGCGACGACCTCGTGTCCTTCATCAGGGACTCGCTGTGCCACCTGACGTCCGCTCGACCCACGGCGGTCAACATGGGCCGAGCCGCCCGCGAGCTCATGGAGTTCACAGAGAACGAGAGCATGGAGAAGAACACGGAGCCGCTCCGAGACAG CGTGATTGGCTGGATCGAGGAGATGTTGGAGCGAGACGTGAACGATAACAAAAAAATTGGCAACTACGGCGCGCAGCACATCCTGTCGGGCGTCCCGCGAGACTCGATCACCATCCTCACGCACTGTAACACCGGCAGCCTGGCCACCGCGGGATACGGCACGGCTCTCG GAGTGGTGCGGTCGCTGCATGCGCTGGGCCGCTTGAAGCGTCTGTACTGCACAGAGACCCGGCCCTACAACCAAGGCGCCCGGCTGACGGCGTACGAGGCCGTGGCGGAGGGGTTCCCAGCCACCCTCATCACAGACAGCATGGCGGCGCTCGCCATGAGGGAGAAGGGCATCACAG CTGTCGTCGTCGGAGCGGACCGGGTTGTTGCCAACGGCGACACGGCCAACAAGGTGGGCACGTATCAGCTGGCCATCGCTGCCAAGCATCACGGTATACCGTTTTACGTGGCGGCGCCCAGCACGTCCTGCGATCTGAGTCTGGAGAGCGGACGAGACATCGTGATCGAGGAGCGTCCAGCTCAGGAGCTCACCAGCATCAACGGAGTTCCTGTAGCCGCTCCTG GGATCGATGTGTGGAACCCGGCGTTCGACGTCACTCCTCACCAGCTGATCACGGGCGGCATCATCACCGAGCTCGGCGTGTTCCTGCCGTCCGAACTGCAGGCCGCTCTGACGGGGAGACTCACGGCTCTGTAG